The following coding sequences lie in one Pseudomonas syringae CC1557 genomic window:
- a CDS encoding CAAX amino protease has protein sequence MPRTVQYRPVLIEQMISPHRIASYSKVFSTTNDMELVGAYLWNSHVCAALYPLLGAAEVTLRNAIDAALTADLGKFWWKKGTLQYKSFTSGATRLPYPLEHLTNNFQSAYRIAKREKARRTGGSGAPDHQEIISQTEFSTWEFILENEFMGNNLIWPKNLGRVFRGAWPTSANMLLYCKDRVALVRNFRNRVFHHEPAWKRYNVSNEQQAVTHLHEKISKIIELISWISPEKIDLLEKSGVIRTAYRACSVAEIERFKYRSKTSTVNSMAKLVKVAEAASAGNEVLRIMVYGKRKAIYTLQPA, from the coding sequence ATGCCACGCACAGTCCAGTACAGACCTGTCCTGATCGAACAGATGATCAGCCCCCACAGAATCGCCAGCTACAGTAAGGTTTTTTCCACCACCAACGACATGGAACTGGTCGGTGCGTACCTGTGGAATTCTCACGTCTGTGCGGCTCTCTATCCATTGCTTGGTGCAGCTGAAGTCACGCTTAGAAACGCGATAGACGCAGCTCTGACGGCTGACCTGGGTAAATTCTGGTGGAAGAAAGGAACGCTGCAGTACAAAAGCTTCACCTCTGGAGCTACCAGGCTTCCATATCCTCTTGAACACCTCACTAACAATTTTCAGTCGGCGTACCGGATCGCGAAAAGGGAGAAAGCAAGACGCACGGGCGGCAGTGGGGCTCCCGATCACCAAGAGATTATTTCGCAGACCGAGTTTTCTACATGGGAATTTATTCTTGAGAACGAGTTCATGGGGAACAACCTGATCTGGCCCAAGAACTTGGGACGGGTGTTCAGGGGAGCATGGCCTACGAGTGCGAACATGCTTTTGTACTGCAAGGACCGTGTCGCGCTTGTCCGGAACTTCCGCAATCGGGTCTTCCACCACGAGCCAGCCTGGAAGCGTTACAACGTCTCTAATGAGCAGCAGGCGGTCACCCATCTGCATGAGAAGATCAGTAAAATCATCGAGCTGATCTCATGGATTTCGCCGGAGAAAATCGACCTGCTCGAAAAAAGTGGCGTGATCAGAACGGCCTACCGGGCTTGCTCGGTAGCAGAAATTGAGCGTTTCAAGTATCGGTCCAAAACGAGCACGGTCAATAGTATGGCTAAGCTCGTCAAGGTGGCTGAGGCCGCCAGTGCTGGCAACGAGGTGCTCAGAATAATGGTCTATGGCAAGCGCAAAGCGATTTACACCCTTCAGCCAGCGTGA
- a CDS encoding 3'-5' exonuclease, which translates to MERIAVIDFETTGISPNHSCRATEIAVVIMEQGRIVERFQSLMNAGVRIPAFIEGLTGISNNMIRTAPSAERVMGDVADFVGSTPLVAHNASFDQKFWDYELSRIQRKREQSFACSMLLARRLMPGAPNHKLGTLTSYARLPNTGKAHRAMADAEMAANLTAYLTNELRHTHGIAGISHQMLCSLQKVPAAKIGETLKRQRGF; encoded by the coding sequence TTGGAACGTATTGCAGTCATCGACTTCGAAACCACCGGAATTTCCCCGAACCACAGCTGCCGGGCGACCGAGATTGCCGTGGTGATCATGGAACAGGGGCGCATCGTCGAGCGCTTTCAGAGCCTGATGAATGCCGGTGTGCGCATTCCGGCGTTCATCGAAGGGCTGACCGGTATCAGCAACAACATGATTCGCACCGCGCCCAGCGCCGAGCGGGTGATGGGGGATGTGGCGGACTTCGTCGGTTCGACGCCGCTGGTCGCGCATAACGCCTCGTTCGACCAGAAGTTCTGGGACTACGAACTGTCGCGTATCCAGCGCAAGCGCGAACAGAGTTTCGCCTGCTCGATGCTGCTGGCCCGCCGCCTGATGCCCGGCGCACCGAATCACAAGCTCGGCACGCTGACCAGCTATGCGCGCCTGCCCAATACCGGCAAGGCTCACCGGGCCATGGCCGATGCGGAAATGGCTGCCAACCTGACGGCGTACCTGACCAACGAGCTGCGCCATACTCACGGCATTGCCGGGATCTCCCATCAGATGCTGTGCTCGCTGCAAAAAGTCCCCGCCGCGAAGATTGGCGAAACCCTCAAGCGTCAGCGCGGTTTTTGA
- a CDS encoding endonuclease/exonuclease/phosphatase family protein, which produces MLDPESLTERQALQVEPMPRVLIRLILSCLLLIAVLLVLVYQMTWRPPAHEQLTASCNPAVQAPKLVPGQALKVMTWNIQYLAGKRYVFWYDMADGSGADERPTPEDLAYNLDEVARVIRDEQPDIVLLQGVDDGAKNSDYQDQLKLLEERLIDLYPCSTQAFYWKAEFVPNPHIWGSVGRKLATLSRFHIDSAERLQLPVPDANLISRQFQPRDALLVSYLPLRDGGKVAVINTSLSTAKQSGTAQKQIAATETLLDKLEGGGTPWLIGGDFNLLPLGQYQRLPEQQRLGYAADSELHELWEKYPMIPTNAESSGIDRSKWLTHFPNDSRINGPDRTVDYLFYSPSLKRVSARVRRDDTLLISDHLPVIGRFLLPMVP; this is translated from the coding sequence ATGCTCGACCCCGAATCCCTCACCGAGCGCCAGGCGCTCCAAGTCGAGCCGATGCCCCGTGTCCTGATACGCCTGATCCTGTCATGCCTGCTGCTGATCGCGGTGCTGCTGGTGCTGGTCTACCAAATGACCTGGCGCCCACCTGCCCACGAGCAACTCACCGCCAGTTGCAACCCTGCCGTCCAGGCGCCGAAGCTGGTGCCCGGACAGGCCCTGAAGGTCATGACCTGGAACATTCAATATCTGGCAGGCAAACGCTATGTGTTCTGGTACGACATGGCCGACGGCAGCGGCGCGGACGAACGCCCGACGCCTGAAGACCTTGCCTACAACCTGGATGAAGTCGCCCGGGTGATTCGCGATGAACAGCCGGACATCGTGCTGCTTCAAGGCGTGGACGACGGCGCCAAAAATTCCGATTACCAGGATCAGTTGAAGCTGCTGGAAGAGCGCCTGATCGACCTGTACCCATGCAGCACCCAGGCGTTCTACTGGAAAGCCGAATTCGTGCCCAACCCGCATATCTGGGGCAGCGTCGGCAGGAAACTCGCCACCCTCAGCCGCTTCCACATCGACAGCGCCGAACGCCTGCAATTGCCGGTGCCCGACGCCAACCTCATCAGCCGCCAGTTCCAGCCCAGGGATGCACTGCTGGTCAGCTACCTGCCCCTGCGCGACGGCGGCAAAGTGGCGGTTATCAACACCAGCCTCAGCACCGCCAAACAAAGCGGTACAGCTCAGAAACAAATCGCGGCCACTGAAACGCTGCTGGACAAACTGGAAGGCGGCGGCACGCCCTGGCTGATCGGCGGCGACTTCAACCTGCTGCCGCTGGGCCAATACCAACGCCTCCCCGAACAGCAGCGCCTTGGCTATGCAGCAGACAGCGAACTGCACGAGCTGTGGGAAAAGTACCCGATGATCCCCACCAATGCCGAATCCAGCGGCATCGACCGCAGCAAATGGCTGACCCACTTCCCGAATGACAGCCGCATCAACGGGCCGGACCGGACAGTGGATTACTTGTTCTACAGCCCGAGTTTGAAACGAGTCAGTGCCAGAGTGCGCCGGGATGACACGTTGTTGATCTCTGATCACTTACCAGTGATAGGGCGTTTTTTGTTGCCGATGGTGCCTTGA
- a CDS encoding NYN domain-containing protein, whose protein sequence is MKKIAVFADVQNLYYTVRQAHGCHFNYAALWADISKRGEIVHAFAYAIDRGDSKQQQFQQILRNLGFTVRLKPYIQRSDGSAKGDWDVGITIDIMDYAPQVDEVVLASGDGDFDMLLERVISKHGVEAVAYGVPGLTANSLIRAASRYVPIEGALLLK, encoded by the coding sequence GTGAAGAAGATTGCGGTGTTCGCCGACGTGCAGAACCTGTATTACACCGTGCGCCAGGCGCATGGCTGTCATTTCAATTACGCTGCCCTGTGGGCGGACATCAGCAAGCGCGGCGAAATCGTCCATGCGTTTGCGTATGCGATTGATCGCGGCGACAGCAAGCAGCAGCAGTTTCAGCAGATCCTGCGCAATCTGGGCTTCACGGTCAGGCTCAAGCCGTATATCCAGCGCAGCGACGGTTCGGCCAAAGGCGACTGGGATGTCGGTATCACAATCGATATCATGGACTACGCGCCGCAAGTCGACGAAGTGGTGCTTGCGTCGGGCGATGGCGATTTCGATATGCTGCTCGAACGTGTGATCAGTAAACACGGTGTGGAAGCGGTGGCCTACGGTGTGCCGGGCCTCACTGCGAACTCGCTGATTCGTGCGGCCAGCCGGTATGTGCCGATCGAAGGCGCGTTGTTGCTGAAATGA
- a CDS encoding Lrp/AsnC family transcriptional regulator gives MTLDKYDRILLDELLKNGRASFAQLAKLVNLSAPAVAERVAKLEASGVITGYEAKVDLSKVGLPIQCIIELRMGSHGNQQAYKELWKVPELIQCYRVTGDPCVIMRAAVDSMPHLEDLINRIAQFGFSKTSIVLSTAVERSLPSGYLVKHNKPEIKNRADA, from the coding sequence ATGACCCTGGATAAATATGATCGGATTCTGCTCGATGAGCTGCTGAAAAACGGCCGCGCCTCTTTTGCGCAATTGGCGAAGCTGGTCAACCTGTCTGCCCCTGCTGTGGCTGAACGAGTTGCCAAGTTGGAAGCCAGCGGGGTGATTACCGGCTACGAAGCCAAGGTCGATCTGTCGAAAGTCGGCCTGCCGATTCAATGCATCATCGAACTGCGCATGGGCAGCCACGGCAACCAGCAGGCCTACAAGGAATTGTGGAAAGTGCCCGAACTGATCCAGTGCTATCGGGTGACAGGCGACCCGTGCGTGATCATGCGCGCGGCGGTCGATTCGATGCCGCACCTTGAGGACCTGATCAACCGGATTGCGCAATTTGGCTTCAGCAAGACCTCAATCGTGCTGTCGACCGCTGTAGAACGCAGCCTGCCGTCCGGCTATCTGGTGAAGCACAACAAGCCGGAGATCAAAAACCGCGCTGACGCTTGA
- a CDS encoding YciC family protein, whose product MNPLTVIQDSLYFFRRHLGSILVLCLPLVILEVLAKQALSSAMSAESSPAYALVIGLFFYPIYTAALILFLDARSRGEEAQTRDLLAMALRLWPTFAVLSAMSTLLIMFGLSLFVVPGIWVMVKLAFSEYLLVLRKLTPFMAMRESMQMTTGHFTRILVCVLSVYIPLWLLEGASLYLFPEPQSLPVSVAIDSLSSFLQLFTTIVMFRLFMLVSEPAHKN is encoded by the coding sequence ATGAACCCGTTGACCGTCATCCAGGATTCCCTCTACTTTTTTCGCCGCCATCTGGGCAGCATTCTGGTGCTGTGCCTGCCGCTGGTGATCCTCGAAGTCCTCGCCAAGCAAGCGTTGAGCAGCGCCATGTCCGCCGAGTCATCACCGGCCTACGCACTGGTGATCGGGCTGTTTTTCTACCCGATCTACACCGCCGCGCTGATCCTGTTTCTCGACGCCCGCAGCCGTGGCGAAGAGGCGCAAACCCGCGACCTGCTGGCCATGGCGTTGCGCCTGTGGCCCACCTTCGCGGTGCTTTCGGCGATGAGCACCCTGCTGATCATGTTCGGCCTCTCGTTGTTCGTGGTTCCCGGCATCTGGGTAATGGTCAAACTGGCGTTCAGCGAATACCTGCTGGTCCTGCGCAAACTCACACCGTTCATGGCCATGCGCGAAAGCATGCAGATGACCACTGGGCATTTCACGCGCATTCTGGTGTGCGTGCTGAGCGTCTACATTCCGCTCTGGCTGCTTGAAGGCGCCAGCCTTTACCTCTTTCCCGAGCCACAGAGCCTGCCGGTGTCGGTGGCGATCGACAGCCTCAGCAGCTTTCTGCAACTGTTTACCACCATCGTGATGTTTCGCCTGTTCATGCTGGTCAGCGAGCCTGCACACAAGAACTGA
- a CDS encoding DUF2076 domain-containing protein, with product MNSEEQTLIDGLFSKLKDAEAASAPRDAAAEARIKEHLTRQPSAPYYMTQAILVQEAAVNQLNQQVKQRDEQIQQLQAELQQAKGQSSSAPASGGFLSSIFGSSAPRAPQPQPSQATGGGWRDGAGFNPAPAPAAPQGGYAAPAAGSGFLGGALKTAAGVAGGVLLAEGISSMFSHHSQPQEVVEVIHDAAPVQDTGSVNDQSSWGQPDQQYTADDSFDDGGDTFGDDDSFV from the coding sequence ATGAACAGCGAAGAACAAACCCTGATCGATGGTCTTTTTTCGAAACTGAAAGACGCCGAAGCGGCATCAGCCCCACGCGATGCTGCGGCCGAGGCGCGTATCAAGGAGCATCTGACCCGCCAGCCCTCCGCGCCGTATTACATGACTCAAGCGATTCTGGTGCAGGAGGCGGCGGTCAATCAGTTGAATCAGCAGGTGAAACAGCGCGACGAGCAGATTCAGCAGTTGCAGGCCGAGCTTCAGCAGGCCAAGGGGCAATCCTCGTCGGCACCGGCCAGCGGCGGGTTTCTGTCGAGTATCTTCGGCAGCAGCGCACCCCGCGCGCCGCAGCCACAACCGAGTCAGGCGACCGGTGGCGGTTGGCGCGATGGCGCGGGTTTCAATCCGGCACCTGCACCGGCAGCGCCACAGGGCGGTTATGCCGCGCCTGCAGCCGGTAGTGGTTTTCTCGGTGGCGCGCTGAAGACAGCGGCGGGTGTCGCGGGCGGCGTGCTGTTGGCAGAAGGCATCAGCAGCATGTTCAGCCACCACAGCCAGCCGCAGGAGGTCGTTGAAGTCATTCATGACGCTGCGCCGGTTCAGGACACCGGTTCGGTCAATGATCAAAGCAGTTGGGGCCAGCCGGATCAGCAGTACACGGCTGATGACAGTTTTGATGATGGCGGCGACACGTTTGGGGATGATGATTCGTTTGTGTGA